A single genomic interval of Helianthus annuus cultivar XRQ/B chromosome 13, HanXRQr2.0-SUNRISE, whole genome shotgun sequence harbors:
- the LOC110897948 gene encoding outer envelope pore protein 16-2, chloroplastic produces MGHNLETRSLLDELKSFDRKGGLFDLGHPLLNRMAECFVKAAGIGAIQAVSREAYFTVTDGGDSSSIPPEITDSHKKHRFSELRGETNRSSIEALVKSTGKESLQWGLAAGMYSGITYGLKETRGVHDWKNSAMAGAITGAALALTFDDSSHEDIVQGAITGAAVSTAANLLTGIF; encoded by the exons ATGGGGCACAATTTGGAGACACGATCGTTGCTGGATGAACTGAAAAGCTTCGATAGAAAAGGCGGTTTATTCGATCTCGGCCATCCGCTCCTCAATCGTATGGCCGAATGCTTCGTTAAGGCGGCCGGT ATTGGAGCGATTCAGGCGGTTTCGCGGGAGGCGTATTTCACCGTTACTGATG GTGGAGATTCGTCTTCTATCCCGCCGGAAATAACTGATAGCCACAAGAAACATCGTTTCTCAGAGCTTAGAG GAGAAACAAACCGAAGCTCTATTGAAGCGCTG GTCAAAAGCACAGGGAAAGAATCACTGCAATGGG GTTTGGCTGCGGGTATGTATTCAGGTATCACATATGGATTGAAAGAGACACGTGGAGTTCATGATTGG AAAAACAGTGCCATGGCAGGAGCGATCACGGGTGCGGCTTTAGCGCTAACGTTTGATGATTCTTCTCATGAAGATATTGTGCAAGGTGCCATCACCGGTGCGGCTGTATCCACGGCTGCTAATCTTCTCACCGGAATATTCTAG